The following are encoded in a window of Arcobacter arenosus genomic DNA:
- a CDS encoding ATP phosphoribosyltransferase regulatory subunit produces MIFEHEIPKGSRLYFGKAAKAKRELENKISEILDKEGFEEIVTPNFSYSQHQSIENDRKLIKFSDEKNEQVSLRADSTLDVVRIITKRLGRTTSHKKWFYVQPIFTYPSTEDYQIGCEWIDHDNIVDILNLTGELLKNIGINPILQLSNINIPKLVANELDIDVDLFKNGEIAKLLELNIPWLEELIKVKDVQDLEKCIDNVPVNIKAELEKLLKSAKEVSYNNLVIAPLYHGSLKYYDDVYYRVIQDNYVICKGGQYSSEGISSLGFAFYTDSLLKILED; encoded by the coding sequence ATGATATTTGAACATGAAATACCAAAAGGAAGTAGACTTTATTTCGGTAAAGCTGCTAAAGCAAAAAGAGAATTAGAAAATAAAATTAGTGAAATCTTAGATAAAGAAGGTTTTGAGGAGATTGTAACTCCAAACTTTTCTTATTCTCAACATCAGTCAATTGAAAATGACAGAAAACTAATTAAGTTTTCTGATGAAAAAAATGAGCAAGTAAGCTTAAGGGCTGATTCGACACTTGATGTAGTAAGAATTATTACAAAAAGATTAGGAAGAACAACAAGTCATAAAAAGTGGTTTTATGTACAACCAATTTTTACATATCCTTCAACTGAAGATTATCAAATTGGATGTGAGTGGATAGACCATGATAATATTGTTGATATTTTAAATCTTACTGGTGAATTGCTAAAAAATATTGGTATTAATCCTATTTTACAACTTTCAAATATCAATATTCCAAAACTAGTTGCAAATGAACTAGATATTGATGTTGATTTATTTAAAAATGGTGAAATAGCAAAACTTTTAGAGTTAAATATTCCATGGTTGGAAGAGCTTATAAAAGTAAAAGATGTTCAAGATTTAGAAAAATGTATTGACAATGTACCTGTTAATATAAAAGCAGAGTTAGAAAAACTTCTAAAAAGTGCTAAAGAGGTTTCATATAATAACCTTGTAATTGCACCACTTTATCATGGAAGTTTAAAATATTATGATGATGTTTACTATAGAGTAATTCAAGATAATTATGTAATTTGCAAAGGTGGACAATATAGTTCTGAAGGGATTTCTTCTTTGGGATTTGCATTTTATACAGATAGTTTATTAAAAATTTTAGAGGATTAG
- a CDS encoding pyridoxal-phosphate-dependent aminotransferase family protein, which translates to MLLTPGPTPVPEFVRKAMADVTIHHRTPEFEKIFEETRNLLLELFDMPEVVMLASSGTGAMEACVTNLTAKKAITINSGKFGDRFGKICDAYGIEKVEIKNEWDTPVSVDAVVEAVKNDNDIDAIFIQICESAGGLRHPVEQIAAEVKKINPDVMIVADGITAIGVEKVDTTNLDAVITGSQKALMLPPGLAIIGLSDKAVEKIEGAQKGYYFNLATEIKKQRTNTTAWTAATTLTIGLRAILKELKSIGFENLYAETKKRAEATRAAMISIGCEIYPKTPANSMTTVYTEHAPAIRNILKTKYNVNIAGGQDHIKKLIFRINHMGLVEDFEASWAVNAIELAMDELGLRKFDGTANKVFAEKMFLG; encoded by the coding sequence ATGCTTTTAACACCAGGACCAACTCCTGTACCAGAGTTTGTTAGAAAGGCAATGGCTGATGTAACAATTCATCACAGAACACCAGAGTTTGAAAAAATATTTGAAGAAACTAGAAATTTATTATTAGAATTATTTGATATGCCTGAAGTTGTTATGCTTGCATCAAGTGGAACAGGAGCTATGGAAGCTTGTGTTACTAACTTAACAGCAAAAAAAGCTATAACAATTAATTCAGGAAAGTTTGGAGATAGATTTGGAAAAATCTGCGATGCATATGGAATTGAAAAAGTAGAAATTAAAAACGAATGGGATACTCCCGTATCTGTTGATGCAGTTGTAGAAGCTGTAAAAAATGATAATGATATCGATGCAATTTTTATTCAAATATGCGAAAGTGCAGGGGGATTAAGACATCCTGTTGAACAAATTGCTGCAGAGGTTAAAAAAATTAATCCAGATGTTATGATTGTTGCTGATGGGATTACTGCTATTGGAGTTGAAAAAGTTGATACTACTAATCTTGATGCAGTTATTACTGGAAGTCAAAAGGCTTTAATGTTACCTCCAGGTTTAGCTATTATTGGATTATCTGATAAAGCAGTAGAAAAAATAGAAGGTGCACAAAAAGGTTATTACTTTAATCTTGCAACTGAAATTAAAAAACAAAGAACAAATACTACAGCTTGGACTGCAGCTACAACTTTAACAATTGGTCTTAGAGCAATCTTAAAAGAGTTAAAATCAATTGGATTTGAAAATTTATATGCTGAAACTAAAAAAAGAGCGGAAGCAACAAGAGCAGCTATGATATCTATTGGATGTGAAATTTATCCAAAAACACCAGCAAACTCTATGACAACAGTTTATACAGAACATGCACCTGCTATTAGAAATATTTTAAAAACAAAATATAATGTAAATATTGCAGGTGGACAAGACCATATTAAAAAATTAATTTTTAGAATTAACCACATGGGTCTAGTTGAAGATTTTGAAGCTTCTTGGGCTGTAAATGCTATTGAGTTAGCAATGGATGAATTAGGTTTAAGAAAATTTGATGGAACAGCAAATAAAGTTTTTGCAGAAAAAATGTTTTTAGGGTAA
- a CDS encoding ADP-ribosylglycohydrolase family protein codes for MEISTKDRAKGAILGAFIGDAIALGCHWYYDLEEQYKDYGKWITDFTSPKEGRYHENQKKGDLSQSGYILKLMINSILDNNGYNQKDFCKKIDNELFTKIDGNPMNGPGGYTSQSIREVYRQRVEQKLSWDEVGSRADTTEAIERTLALAIRYVNEPKMLAKTISHNTFLTQVDDIVGSMTVAFGAVLAQLIKGEILDENISTKLMKLVKSGDLPFHAVTSDNLQPPKAGAKDPSNIGLFASPDALLSPSYMAKAANDKDIKIEPAWKVSFVYGMPCAIYHILPACYYLAARFKDDFESAILHALNGGGQNQARSILTGALVGAQVGFQNIPQRFIDGLNEKEELLKLADELASQI; via the coding sequence ATGGAAATCTCAACAAAAGATAGAGCAAAGGGTGCAATACTAGGTGCTTTTATTGGAGATGCCATTGCACTTGGGTGCCACTGGTATTACGATTTGGAAGAGCAGTATAAAGATTATGGAAAATGGATAACTGATTTTACATCTCCTAAAGAAGGTAGATACCATGAAAATCAGAAAAAAGGTGATTTATCCCAATCAGGATATATCTTAAAATTAATGATAAATTCAATACTTGATAATAATGGTTACAACCAAAAAGATTTCTGCAAAAAAATTGACAATGAACTATTTACAAAAATAGACGGAAATCCTATGAATGGACCAGGAGGTTATACTTCTCAATCAATAAGAGAGGTTTATAGACAAAGGGTAGAACAAAAACTCTCATGGGATGAAGTGGGCAGTCGTGCTGATACAACAGAAGCTATTGAGCGAACTTTAGCCCTTGCAATAAGATATGTAAATGAACCAAAAATGTTAGCAAAAACAATTTCTCATAATACTTTTTTAACACAAGTTGATGATATTGTTGGTTCAATGACAGTTGCCTTTGGAGCAGTTTTAGCTCAACTAATAAAAGGTGAAATATTAGACGAAAATATTTCTACAAAATTAATGAAGCTTGTAAAAAGTGGTGACCTCCCTTTTCACGCAGTCACATCAGATAATTTACAACCTCCAAAAGCTGGTGCAAAGGATCCATCAAATATTGGACTTTTTGCTTCACCTGATGCTTTACTGTCACCTTCATATATGGCAAAAGCAGCAAATGACAAAGATATTAAAATAGAACCTGCATGGAAAGTTTCTTTTGTATATGGTATGCCTTGTGCTATTTATCATATCTTACCTGCTTGTTATTATTTAGCAGCTAGATTTAAAGATGATTTTGAATCAGCAATTTTACATGCACTAAATGGTGGCGGACAAAATCAAGCAAGGTCTATTTTAACAGGTGCCCTAGTTGGAGCACAAGTAGGTTTTCAAAATATTCCACAAAGATTTATTGATGGATTAAATGAAAAAGAAGAATTACTAAAACTAGCAGATGAACTTGCTAGTCAAATTTAG
- a CDS encoding DODA-type extradiol aromatic ring-opening family dioxygenase: MLPSIFISHGSPMLMLRDNSTTRFFQNLPSTYKKPEFILVISAHWVTKNLKILYEESPSLIYDFYGFPKELYDLKYDAISSKEKSDEIALLFEQNGISIEKDDFRGGYDHGVWSVLRFMYPDADVPVLQLSIPQTFTEEDYIKMGEILQPLRENTLIIGSGSLTHNLMDINWDENTKDVKDYSIKFHDFVTENLKLGNYKNLIEKAPFLRQNHPTLEHFIPLLVNIGSSKDKIGESANNVYMHGNLSMDSIVFKG; encoded by the coding sequence ATGTTACCAAGTATATTTATTTCACATGGTTCACCAATGTTGATGTTAAGAGATAATAGTACAACAAGATTTTTTCAAAACTTACCATCAACATATAAAAAACCTGAATTTATCTTGGTAATATCTGCTCATTGGGTGACAAAAAATTTGAAGATATTATACGAAGAGTCACCCTCTTTAATTTATGACTTTTATGGTTTTCCAAAAGAGTTATATGATTTAAAATATGATGCAATTAGTAGTAAAGAAAAAAGTGATGAAATAGCTTTATTATTTGAACAAAATGGTATTAGCATAGAAAAAGATGATTTTAGAGGTGGATATGACCATGGAGTATGGTCAGTATTAAGATTTATGTATCCAGATGCTGATGTTCCAGTATTACAATTATCAATCCCCCAAACATTTACTGAAGAAGATTATATAAAAATGGGTGAAATATTACAGCCATTAAGAGAAAATACATTGATTATTGGCAGTGGCTCTTTAACCCATAATTTAATGGATATTAATTGGGATGAAAATACAAAAGATGTTAAAGATTATTCAATAAAATTTCACGATTTTGTTACAGAAAATTTAAAATTAGGTAATTATAAAAACCTTATAGAAAAAGCCCCATTTTTAAGACAAAATCACCCTACTTTGGAACATTTTATCCCATTATTAGTGAATATTGGTAGCTCAAAAGATAAAATTGGAGAAAGTGCAAATAATGTTTATATGCATGGTAACCTCTCAATGGATAGCATAGTTTTTAAAGGATGA
- a CDS encoding pirin family protein, with amino-acid sequence MIKKLNKENMGTSNLGWLESRFHFSFAQYYNPQNINFGCLRVLNDDIIHPDSGFDTHPHENMEIVTYITQGELTHKDSMGNEEILTRGEVQYLSAGDGIFHSEHNLNITKDLKLLQIWILPPKKGLPRLYGSHRFKKEERENKLLNIVSSQNGEAPIKLYQDVNFYVSELDASKELRYEINPNRQIYFVQIEGSSAINGITLENGDACEITEENLFKINAIENSHFLFIEMEKR; translated from the coding sequence ATGATAAAAAAATTAAATAAAGAAAATATGGGAACATCCAATCTCGGTTGGCTTGAAAGTCGTTTTCATTTTAGTTTTGCACAATATTATAACCCTCAAAACATCAACTTTGGATGTTTAAGGGTTTTAAATGATGATATTATTCATCCAGACTCAGGATTTGATACACACCCCCATGAAAATATGGAAATAGTTACTTATATTACACAAGGGGAACTTACTCACAAAGATTCAATGGGAAATGAAGAGATTTTAACAAGGGGAGAAGTTCAATATTTAAGTGCAGGAGATGGAATATTTCATAGTGAACATAATCTAAACATAACAAAAGATTTAAAACTACTTCAAATTTGGATATTGCCTCCTAAAAAAGGTTTACCAAGATTATATGGTTCCCATAGATTCAAAAAAGAAGAAAGAGAAAATAAACTTTTAAATATAGTCTCTTCTCAAAATGGTGAGGCACCAATAAAACTTTATCAAGACGTAAATTTTTATGTTAGTGAGTTAGATGCTTCTAAGGAATTAAGATATGAGATTAATCCAAATAGACAAATATATTTTGTCCAAATTGAAGGAAGTTCTGCAATAAATGGAATTACCTTAGAAAATGGTGATGCCTGTGAAATTACAGAAGAGAATCTATTCAAGATAAATGCAATAGAAAATTCTCATTTTCTATTTATTGAAATGGAAAAAAGATAA
- a CDS encoding adenylosuccinate synthase, with amino-acid sequence MSADLIVGIQWGDEGKGKMVDMLAQNYDVVCRSQGGHNAGHTIWVDGTRYALHLIPSGVLNPKAINIIGNGVVLSPESIIKEMSQFENLEGRLFISDKAHLNLPYHALIDQAKERLKGDKAIGTTGKGIGPSYAEKISRTGFRVGELLNPKKLASGIIEYFEQNRAIFDVLEIETPKEDELVELLASYTKELAPFIANTTNMVWKALDENKKILLEGAQGTLLDIDHGTYPYVTSSSTVSAGACTGLGIAPKDIGVVTGIVKAYCTRVGNGPFPSEDFGPDGDTLAEVGHEVGTTTGRKRRCGWFDAVAVKYSSRLNGCDQLSLMKLDVLDGFPKIKICVAYELNGERIDYMPSDMDDVRPIYEELDGWDSVVGCREYDKLPENAKKYIEKIEELTGVKVGIVSTSPERDDTIIRG; translated from the coding sequence ATGAGCGCAGATTTAATTGTAGGTATTCAATGGGGAGATGAAGGTAAAGGTAAGATGGTTGACATGCTTGCTCAAAATTATGATGTTGTATGTAGAAGTCAAGGTGGACACAATGCAGGACATACTATTTGGGTTGATGGAACTAGATATGCTTTACACTTAATCCCTTCAGGGGTATTAAATCCAAAAGCTATAAATATTATTGGAAATGGTGTTGTATTAAGTCCTGAGTCAATAATTAAAGAGATGAGTCAATTTGAAAATTTAGAAGGTAGACTTTTTATCTCTGATAAGGCACATTTAAATTTACCTTATCATGCTTTAATTGATCAAGCAAAAGAAAGACTTAAAGGTGATAAAGCTATTGGTACAACTGGAAAAGGTATTGGACCAAGTTATGCTGAAAAGATTTCAAGAACAGGTTTTAGAGTAGGTGAGTTATTAAACCCTAAAAAACTAGCTTCTGGGATAATTGAGTATTTTGAACAAAACAGAGCTATTTTTGATGTTTTAGAGATTGAAACACCAAAAGAGGATGAACTTGTAGAATTATTAGCTTCATATACAAAAGAACTTGCACCATTTATTGCAAATACTACAAATATGGTTTGGAAAGCATTAGATGAAAATAAAAAGATTTTATTAGAAGGTGCGCAAGGAACTTTACTTGATATTGACCATGGTACTTACCCATATGTTACATCATCAAGTACAGTTAGTGCTGGTGCTTGTACTGGTTTAGGAATTGCTCCAAAAGATATTGGTGTAGTTACTGGTATTGTAAAAGCATATTGTACAAGAGTTGGGAATGGACCTTTCCCTTCTGAAGATTTTGGACCAGATGGTGATACACTTGCAGAAGTTGGTCATGAAGTTGGGACAACAACTGGTAGAAAAAGAAGATGTGGTTGGTTTGATGCCGTTGCAGTTAAATATTCAAGTAGATTAAATGGATGTGATCAATTATCTTTAATGAAACTTGATGTTTTAGATGGTTTCCCAAAAATTAAAATTTGTGTTGCATATGAATTAAATGGGGAAAGAATTGATTATATGCCATCAGATATGGATGATGTAAGACCTATTTATGAAGAACTTGATGGATGGGATAGCGTAGTTGGTTGTAGAGAATATGATAAATTACCTGAGAATGCAAAAAAATATATTGAAAAAATAGAGGAATTAACTGGTGTAAAAGTGGGAATCGTATCAACATCACCAGAAAGAGACGATACAATTATTAGGGGATAA
- a CDS encoding NADPH-dependent FMN reductase, with translation MIMIFVSSLNENVKLADRIEKELNSKNYDTKIVNLVELDLPMYDTKKEQNDGIPQKALDLAKQMEEAQGYIFVSPEYNFSAPPVLLNMIAWISRIGDNFRVLFALKKIQLATHSGANGVDFLNTFRNQLTKLGAIVMPRDIITSYTVTIEKESLERILDQYYLLLKE, from the coding sequence ATGATTATGATATTTGTATCAAGTTTAAATGAAAATGTAAAACTTGCAGATAGAATTGAAAAAGAATTAAACAGTAAAAACTATGATACTAAAATTGTTAATTTGGTTGAATTAGATTTGCCTATGTATGATACTAAAAAAGAACAAAATGATGGAATACCACAAAAAGCCCTTGACTTAGCAAAACAGATGGAAGAAGCACAAGGTTATATTTTTGTATCTCCAGAATATAACTTTAGTGCACCTCCTGTTTTATTAAATATGATAGCTTGGATATCAAGAATTGGTGATAATTTTAGAGTATTATTTGCCCTTAAAAAAATCCAACTTGCAACACATTCAGGAGCTAATGGTGTTGACTTTTTAAATACTTTTAGAAATCAGTTAACAAAATTAGGTGCCATTGTAATGCCTAGAGATATTATTACAAGCTATACAGTTACAATTGAAAAAGAGAGTCTAGAAAGAATTTTAGACCAATATTATTTATTGTTAAAAGAGTAA
- a CDS encoding DUF507 family protein, whose amino-acid sequence MRMKLHHTPYISRRISRDLVSCDLVEVRKTREEIADEIEKILDQDIEKEHELDEKVADVLEAQQEEIEYLNADYRQLFWLAKKRMANEFGVILNNEDRYSDIAHKILDYLWEEDYIHYTCSDNKIKNVIFESIDEFLKGFEKADDKVMEKIKNYKRKLIPGTDEYDIVYHRLYEEELIKRGLM is encoded by the coding sequence ATGAGAATGAAATTACATCACACACCATATATTTCTAGAAGAATTTCAAGAGATTTGGTAAGCTGTGATCTAGTAGAAGTAAGAAAAACTAGAGAAGAAATAGCAGACGAAATAGAAAAAATATTAGATCAAGATATTGAAAAAGAACATGAGCTAGATGAAAAAGTTGCAGATGTTTTAGAAGCTCAGCAAGAAGAGATTGAGTATTTAAATGCTGATTATAGACAACTTTTTTGGCTTGCTAAAAAAAGAATGGCTAATGAGTTTGGTGTTATATTAAACAATGAAGATAGATATTCTGATATTGCACATAAAATATTAGATTATTTATGGGAAGAAGATTATATCCATTATACATGTTCAGATAATAAAATTAAAAATGTAATTTTTGAATCAATTGATGAGTTTTTAAAAGGCTTTGAAAAAGCAGATGATAAAGTTATGGAAAAGATTAAAAATTATAAAAGAAAACTTATTCCAGGAACAGATGAATACGATATTGTTTATCATAGATTATATGAAGAAGAACTAATTAAACGAGGGTTAATGTAA
- a CDS encoding MarR family winged helix-turn-helix transcriptional regulator: MEKRSLISYGKKTDQAMKTWVQIVKTYNRFATQEIKYFSEHNLTFIQFKVLEVLYHRGDLSIGAITKFTMSTPGNITVVVKNLKRDGWITAIPNPEDKRGSILSISQKGRDKMKSLFPQHAKNIHDYMDVLNEEELDTLYTLLRKVYKA; the protein is encoded by the coding sequence ATGGAAAAAAGAAGTTTAATCAGTTACGGTAAAAAAACAGACCAAGCAATGAAAACATGGGTTCAAATAGTAAAAACCTATAATAGATTTGCTACACAAGAGATTAAATATTTTTCAGAACATAACTTAACGTTTATTCAGTTTAAAGTACTTGAAGTTCTTTATCATAGAGGTGATTTATCTATTGGAGCTATTACCAAGTTTACAATGAGTACTCCAGGTAATATTACAGTTGTTGTAAAAAATCTAAAAAGAGATGGATGGATTACAGCAATACCAAATCCAGAAGATAAAAGGGGAAGTATTTTATCTATAAGCCAAAAAGGTAGAGATAAAATGAAATCACTTTTTCCACAACATGCAAAAAATATTCATGATTATATGGATGTTTTAAATGAAGAGGAACTTGATACTTTATACACGTTGTTGAGAAAAGTTTACAAAGCTTAG
- a CDS encoding DsrE family protein — translation MKFFNLKFLLSTLLVLGTFGFANAQTVKQKVVYHINYDNPKQQEGALRNIQNHINAVGKENLDIKVVLHGNGLSLLLDPESLAKTKLKFGNANEQMQAKISGLKDQGIKFNVCANTLKGKNINFEDDLYDVTEGDIVTSGVAELAVLQSQGYAYIKP, via the coding sequence ATGAAATTTTTTAATTTAAAATTTTTATTAAGTACACTGTTGGTATTAGGTACATTTGGATTTGCAAATGCCCAAACAGTTAAACAAAAAGTTGTTTATCATATCAACTATGATAATCCAAAACAACAAGAAGGTGCATTAAGAAATATTCAAAATCATATTAATGCAGTAGGAAAAGAGAATCTTGACATAAAAGTTGTTTTACATGGAAATGGTCTAAGTTTACTTCTTGACCCAGAATCATTAGCAAAAACAAAATTAAAGTTTGGAAATGCAAATGAGCAAATGCAAGCAAAAATCTCTGGTTTAAAAGACCAAGGTATTAAATTTAATGTTTGTGCAAATACTTTAAAAGGTAAAAACATTAACTTTGAAGATGACCTTTATGATGTTACTGAAGGGGATATAGTTACAAGTGGAGTTGCCGAACTTGCTGTATTACAATCTCAAGGTTATGCATATATTAAACCTTGA
- the carA gene encoding glutamine-hydrolyzing carbamoyl-phosphate synthase small subunit has translation MQKVWIYIENGTFLEANSFGATGTTVGEIVFNTSLTGYQEIITDPSYAGQFVTFTMPEIGNVGINDDDMESSTAYCKGILVRNYHHEYSNYRAQGDLDSLLKDNNVLGICNIDTRYLTKMLRDEGAMMMIASTEISDKDELAKKLAESPRIEDVNYIKEVSTKESYIHKNGAWNHEVQAYNKAVMSDKKVVVIDFGVKRNILNELVESGLEVEVVPATFKADDLIARFEAGEIGGIFLSNGPGDPLTLTEEKKEVQKLIDKDIPMFAICLGHQMLSIAHGFDTYKLKFGQHGGNHPVANNGIVEITAQNHNYNVPDNITEIADITHINLFDNTIEGVKYKNKPIFSVQHHPEASPGPHESKYIFDEFAKIVK, from the coding sequence ATGCAAAAAGTATGGATTTATATTGAAAATGGTACGTTTTTAGAGGCTAACTCTTTTGGTGCTACAGGAACAACAGTTGGTGAGATTGTATTTAATACATCATTAACTGGTTACCAAGAGATAATAACTGATCCAAGTTATGCAGGGCAATTTGTAACTTTTACAATGCCAGAGATTGGAAATGTTGGTATAAATGATGATGATATGGAGAGTTCTACTGCATATTGTAAAGGTATTTTAGTTAGAAATTATCACCATGAATATTCAAATTATAGAGCTCAAGGTGATTTAGATTCATTATTAAAAGATAACAATGTACTTGGAATTTGTAATATTGATACTAGATACTTAACTAAAATGTTAAGAGATGAAGGGGCAATGATGATGATTGCTTCTACTGAAATTAGTGATAAAGATGAATTAGCTAAAAAATTAGCTGAGAGTCCTAGAATTGAAGATGTAAATTATATTAAAGAAGTTTCAACAAAAGAAAGCTACATTCATAAAAATGGAGCTTGGAATCATGAAGTTCAAGCATATAACAAAGCTGTAATGAGTGATAAAAAAGTTGTAGTAATTGATTTTGGTGTAAAAAGAAATATACTAAACGAGCTTGTTGAATCAGGTCTTGAGGTTGAAGTAGTACCAGCTACATTTAAAGCAGATGATTTAATTGCTAGATTTGAAGCAGGTGAAATAGGAGGAATCTTCCTATCAAATGGTCCTGGTGACCCACTAACTTTAACAGAAGAGAAAAAAGAAGTTCAAAAACTTATTGATAAAGATATTCCAATGTTTGCAATTTGTTTAGGACATCAGATGTTATCAATTGCACATGGTTTTGATACTTATAAATTAAAATTTGGACAACATGGTGGAAACCATCCTGTTGCTAATAATGGAATTGTTGAAATCACTGCACAAAATCATAACTATAATGTTCCTGATAACATTACAGAAATTGCAGATATAACACATATAAATCTATTCGACAATACAATTGAAGGTGTTAAATATAAGAATAAACCAATATTCTCAGTTCAACATCACCCAGAAGCAAGTCCGGGACCTCATGAATCAAAATATATTTTTGATGAATTCGCAAAGATAGTAAAATAA
- a CDS encoding YceI family protein, translating to MKLIKLGMASILAAGALYAGTYNVDASHSNVGFKVKHLMISNVTGKFDKFSGSFEFDEKSGKVTSVDGTVEVASINTDNEKRDGHLKSADFFDAGKYPTITFKVDKIEDEKAYGKFTMRGVTKDVEFDIENTATVTDPWGNKRVGVEISGKVNRKDYGVNWNKALEAGGVVVDETVKIIVELEGIEAK from the coding sequence ATGAAACTAATAAAACTAGGAATGGCATCGATTTTAGCAGCAGGTGCATTATATGCAGGAACTTACAATGTAGATGCAAGTCACTCAAATGTTGGATTTAAAGTTAAGCACTTAATGATCTCAAATGTAACAGGAAAATTTGATAAATTTAGTGGCTCATTTGAGTTTGATGAAAAATCTGGAAAAGTTACTTCAGTAGATGGTACAGTTGAAGTTGCATCAATTAATACTGATAATGAAAAAAGAGATGGTCACCTAAAATCAGCAGATTTCTTTGATGCGGGTAAATACCCAACTATCACTTTTAAAGTAGATAAAATTGAAGATGAAAAAGCATATGGAAAATTTACAATGAGAGGTGTAACTAAAGATGTTGAATTTGATATTGAAAACACAGCTACAGTTACAGATCCATGGGGAAATAAAAGAGTTGGTGTAGAGATTTCAGGGAAAGTTAATAGAAAAGATTATGGTGTTAACTGGAACAAAGCTTTAGAAGCTGGTGGAGTTGTTGTTGATGAAACTGTAAAAATTATCGTTGAATTAGAAGGTATTGAAGCTAAATAA
- a CDS encoding LysE family transporter encodes MEFDVWLTLFLASLAISISPGAGAVVSMNHGIKYGLKKSYAAIFGLQLGLFAQTFVVVIGLGALIMKSVMLFNIIKWIGVLYLVYLGLSKIFEKVEMVEEGEQLKAYSAKKSFLTATLINLTNAKATVFLVAFIPQFLNPNESLWLQFIIIVSTLCIIDIFVMTGYSSMASKLKFLIKDVKAMKIQNRITGSFLILAAIFMSTAKKA; translated from the coding sequence ATGGAATTTGATGTTTGGCTAACTCTTTTTTTAGCTTCTTTAGCTATTTCTATTTCACCAGGTGCTGGTGCAGTTGTATCAATGAATCATGGGATTAAATATGGATTAAAAAAATCGTATGCTGCAATTTTTGGTTTACAACTTGGACTTTTTGCACAAACTTTTGTTGTTGTAATTGGTTTAGGTGCTTTAATTATGAAATCAGTTATGCTTTTTAATATAATAAAATGGATAGGTGTACTTTATTTAGTTTATCTTGGACTTTCAAAAATTTTTGAAAAAGTTGAAATGGTTGAAGAGGGGGAACAATTAAAGGCATATAGTGCAAAAAAATCTTTTCTCACTGCAACTTTGATAAACTTAACAAATGCAAAAGCTACAGTTTTTCTAGTTGCTTTTATCCCACAATTTCTAAATCCAAATGAATCATTATGGTTACAGTTTATCATTATAGTTTCAACTTTATGTATTATAGATATATTTGTAATGACAGGTTATTCATCTATGGCTTCAAAATTAAAATTTTTAATAAAAGATGTAAAAGCAATGAAAATTCAAAATAGAATTACTGGTTCTTTTTTAATTTTAGCAGCAATTTTTATGTCTACTGCAAAAAAAGCTTAA